In Astyanax mexicanus isolate ESR-SI-001 chromosome 5, AstMex3_surface, whole genome shotgun sequence, a single window of DNA contains:
- the zmynd10 gene encoding zinc finger MYND domain-containing protein 10, translating to MDSVLLYAEAECFIQSLERISLREIGSPAWFRQHEYIEKLNMQAILNASANQEEFIKDLFVSLGKIPILVHGMILVEIWKHKVFPILCQLQDFSPKSTFPLYMVIHHEATIINLLETIMYHKESCEAADNAVLDLVDYCHRKLTLLAGQSARGEIPTHNKVSHTELTDMNSIQDLRNMNSMLEFEIALKALSVLRYISDHVESLSLSVLSRMLNTHNLPCLLVQLVEHCPWSCRSGGKLEKYEEGKWRNIPAEDQLKMTKLDGQVWISLLNLLLKPDCQRKYDFNNFNKSQLLKLCGFLTEVVIDQLPNLSDLQRFLSHLAVTDPAPPKKELILEQLPEIWNEIVAENSGKWKAIAKHQVQKVFNPSESELRQQANRLAEMYNLDLMESLIPDKPKCGTCGAEGIKRCSRCQGEWYCNRECQVKHWPKHKLACQLMAEATEKLQKELNIKT from the exons ATGGATTCGGTTCTTCTGTATGCTGAAGCGGAGTGTTTTATCCAGAGTCTGGAGCGGATCTCACTGCGGGAAATCGGGAGTCCTGC GTGGTTTCGGCAACATGAATACATTGAGAAACTCAACATGCAGGCTATTCTTAATGCCAGTGCAAATCAAGAGGAGTTCATCAAAGATCTGTTTGTGTCTTTGGGGAAG ATTCCCATCCTGGTTCACGGAATGATACTTGTTGAGATCTGGAAACACAAAGTATTCCCTATTCTGTGCCAGCTTCAGGACTTCAGTCCCAAGAGCACCTTTCCACTTTATATGGTG ATTCACCATGAGGCTACAATCATAAACCTGCTGGAGACAATCATGTACCATAAG GAGTCCTGTGAGGCAGCTGACAATGCTGTTTTGGACCTGGTGGATTACTGCCATCGTAAACTCACTCTGCTAGCAGGACAGTCTGCCCGCGGAGAAATCCCCACTCACAATAAAGTCTCACACACAGAACTTACAGATATGAACTCCATACAG GATCTGCGCAACATGAATAGCATGTTGGAGTTTGAAATTGCTCTGAAAGCTCTGTCTGTGCTTCGCTACATTTCCGATCATGTAGAAAG TTTGAGTCTGAGTGTGCTCTCAAGGATGCTGAACACTCATAACTTGCCTTGTCTTCTGGTTCAACTTGTGGAACACTGTCCATGGAGCTGCAGATCGGGAG GTAAACTGGAGAAGTATGAGGAGGGTAAGTGGAGAAATATTCCTGCTGAGGACCAACTAAAGATGACCAAACTGGACGGCCAGGTCTGGATTTCCCTGCTCAACCTGCTGCTTAAACCAGACTGCCAAAGAAAATATGACTTCAATAACTTCAATAAAAGCCAGCTCCTAAAG CTGTGTGGATTTTTGACGGAGGTTGTTATCGATCAGCTGCCCAATCTTTCTGATCTTCAACGTTTCCTCAGTCATCTAGCTGTTACAGACCCGGCACCACCAAAAAAAGAACTCATCCTCGAGCAG CTTCCAGAAATTTGGAATGAAATTGTTGCTGAGAATTCTGGCAAGTGGAAGGCTATAGCAAAGCATCAGGTGCAGAAAGTGTTCAACCCATCCGAGAGTGAGCTGAGACAACAGGCAAACAG GTTGGCTGAGATGTATAATCTTGATCTGATGGAGAGTCTTATACCGGATAAGCCAAAGTGCGGAACTTGTGGTGCGGAGGGGATCAAACGCTGCTCCCGCTGCCAGGGGGAGTGGTACTGTAACAG AGAGTGTCAGGTGAAGCACTGGCCCAAGCACAAACTTGCCTGCCAGCTGATGGCAGAGGCCACAGAGAAACTACAGAAGGAGCTGAACATCAAGACCTGA